A region from the Triticum aestivum cultivar Chinese Spring chromosome 3D, IWGSC CS RefSeq v2.1, whole genome shotgun sequence genome encodes:
- the LOC123078728 gene encoding iron-sulfur cluster assembly protein 1 codes for MLRAGGSRLVAPGLRRLLGPDAGERAAPGLAAAGARAYHERVVDHYNNPRNVGSFDKDDPNVGTGLVGAPACGDVMKLQIRVDEGTGKIVDACFKTFGCGSAIASSSVATEWVKGKQMEEVVSIKNTEIAKHLSLPPVKLHCSMLAEDAIKAAVKDYESKKAKLGDSPAEKAAEA; via the exons ATGTTGCGCGCGGGAGGAAGCCGGCTCGTCGCCCCCGGACTCCGGCGTCTCCTCGGCCCGGACGCCGGCGAGAGGGCTGCGccggggctggcggcggcgggggcgagggCGTACCACGAGCGGGTGGTGGACCACTACAACAACCCGCGGAACGTCGGGTCCTTCGACAAGGACGACCCCAACGTCGGCACCGGGCTCGTCGGCGcgccggcctgcggcgacgtcatGAAGCTGCAGATCCGTGTCGACGAAGGCACCGGGAAGATAGTCGACGCCTGCTTCAAGACCTTCGGCTGCGGCTCCGCAATCGCGTCGTCCTCCGTCG CTACTGAATGGGTGAAGGGAAAGCAAATGGAGGAAGTAGTGAGTATCAAGAACAC TGAGATTGCAAAGCACTTGTCACTTCCACCAGTAAAGCTCCATTGCAGTATGCTTGCTGAAGATGCAATTAAAGCTGCCGTGAAAGATTATGAATCAAAGAAGGCGAAGCTGGGAGACAGCCCTGCAGAGAAGGCTGCCGAAgcatga
- the LOC123078727 gene encoding 1,4-dihydroxy-2-naphthoyl-CoA synthase, peroxisomal (The sequence of the model RefSeq protein was modified relative to this genomic sequence to represent the inferred CDS: added 66 bases not found in genome assembly) has product MCARILQRDCLKASHLIPVPAYLSALSMDAAERRLARVTAHLLPSSLPLASAPLLAPSPAAGSSSPAGDSYRRVHGDVSSEPPEWRAATDEDGKGFVDIIYEKSVGEGIAKITINRPDRRNAFRPLTVKELMRAFSDARDDSSIGVVILTGNGSKAFCSGGDQALRDSDGYVDFDSFGRLNVLDLQVQIRRLPKPVIAMVAGYAVGGGHVLHMVCDLTIAADNAIFGQTGPKVGSFDAGYGSSIMSRLVGPKKAREMWFLSRFYAAEEAERMGLVNVVVPLADLERETVKWCRQILRNSPTAIRVLKSALNAADDGHAGLQELGGNATLIFYGTEEAKEGKNAYMERRRPDFSKFPRKP; this is encoded by the exons CTCTCGGCTCTCAGCATGGACGCGGCGGAGAGGAGGCTAGCTCGCGTCACGGCTCACCTCCTGCCCTCCTCCCTCCCGCTCGCCTCTGCCCCTCTCCTCGCGCCGTCCCCCGCTGCTGGGTCGTCGTCGCCCGCCGGAGATAGCTACCGGCGCGTACACGGCGATGTCTCGTCGGAGCCTCCGGAGTGGCGCGCCGCGACGGACGAGGATGGAAAGGGATTCGTCGACATCATCTACGAGAAGTCCGTCGGAGAGGGCATCGCCAAG ATCACAATCAACCGTCCTGATAGGAGAAACGCATTCAGACCACTGACTGTCAAAGAGCTGATGCGTGCCTTCAGCGATGCTAGAGATGATAGTTCGATTGGAGTTGTCATACTGACAGGGAAT GGATCCAAGGCATTCTGTAGCGGCGGCGACCAAGCCTTGAGGGATTCTGATGGGTATGTTGACTTTGATAGCTTTGGCCGGCTCAACGTTCTAGACCTCCAG GTACAAATTAGGCGCCTTCCAAAGCCAGTTATAGCAATG GTTGCTGGTTATGCAGTTGGTGGTGGACATGTTCTGCACATGGTGTGTGATCTAACAATTGCAGCTGACAACGCGATATTTGGGCAGACTGGTCCAAAG GTTGGAAGCTTTGATGCTGGCTATGGCTCTTCCATCATGTCTCGATTG GTTGGACCAAAGAAAGCCCGCGAGATGTGGTTTCTGTCACGGTTCTATGCCGCTGAAGAAGCAGAGAGAATGGGACTCGTCAATGTAGTTGTACCA CTTGCTGATTTGGAACGCGAAACTGTGAAATGGTGCCGGCAAATCTTAAGGAACAGTCCCACAGCCATTCGGGTGTTGAAATCTGCACTCAATGCAGCTGATGATGGTCATGCTGGTCTTCAG GAGCTCGGCGGGAATGCGACATTGATCTTCTACGGTACTGAAGAGGCCAAAGAAGGAAAGAATGCGTACATGGAACGACGACGCCCTGATTTCTCAAAGTTCCCCCGGAAACCATGA
- the LOC123078726 gene encoding 50S ribosomal protein L12-2, chloroplastic, with amino-acid sequence MASTTFSSAFSILSLPSSSPSPSASAPRTLPVANRRRRAVAVASTVTESPKVLELGDAIAGLTLEEARNLVDHLQERLGVSAASFAPAAAVAAPAAAAAEEAPVEKTEFDVVIEEVPSSARIATIKVVRALTNLALKEAKDLIEGLPKKLKEAVSKDEAEEAKKQLEGVGAKVSIA; translated from the coding sequence ATGGCTTCCACCACGTTCTCCTCCGCCTTCTCCAtcctctctctcccctcttccTCACCATCCCCCTCCGCCTCGGCCCCCAGGACCCTCCCCgtcgccaaccgccgccgccgcgccgtcgccgtcgcctccacCGTCACTGAGTCCCCGAAGGTCCTTGAGCTCGGCGACGCCAttgccgggctcacccttgaggaGGCTCGCAACCTTGTCGACCATCTCCAAGAACGTCTTGGCGTCTCTGCCGCCTCCTTCGCTCCCGCTGCCGCGGTCGCGGCtcccgccgcggcggcggccgaggaGGCACCGGTCGAGAAGACGGAGTTCGACGTGGTCATCGAGGAGGTGCCCAGCAGCGCGCGTATCGCAACCATCAAGGTTGTGCGCGCACTGACCAACCTGGCGCTGAAGGAGGCCAAGGATCTTATCGAGGGGCTCCCAAAGAAGCTCAAGGAGGCAGTGAGCAAGGACGAGGCCGAGGaggccaagaagcagctcgagggaGTCGGCGCCAAGGTGTCCATAGCGTGA